The sequence gaataaatgacagctatCTACCCTTCAAAacgacatataagttattagaaacaaaaaccGAATTCAAAAGATAAAATTCGATTTATAGCCCGATTCCGACAGTGCGAACTAGTGATATAATTCAAATAATCAGAAATACTTTGGAAGCTATGGAATCATGTaggaaacaaacaaataatcagGACCAATATATTCCATTCtttcttttaaagattttaagttCTATTGTACCTTTTAAACTATTATatagatatgtatataaaaccttCGTTTAAAATCCGaatagttaaaaatgtttagtagAGCGCCTAGttgagatgttttttttattttcagctgtaaatattattttcatatcttcaatatttcgttcccaaaaaaatatttattttattacattcaTCCATAAAATCACTTTCTGcgtacaacattttttattttcaacattcaCATTTCAAAAAGCTCCTGTAAATACATAAAATCGATATCCATTGCAAAAATCACTgtatacaatttaataaaagcttttagtaTTATAAAGCTTAAAAGCTGCACAGTATCAGTAaccgaaataaaaaaatattgttatttaaaacaaatttcttaataaaaaatacttattttttttgtcaaaaatttttctttaatttatgtttGACTTGTACACTAACAATACAAACtaccaaacaaataaacaaaacacacactTGTTGATAAATATAACCACAGCGCCAAATAGTTATCGTCCCGAGAGGGTATCGCTATCGAAAAGAAATTCACCGCGTTACTCATTTGGTAGACGTACAAAATTAAACTTCGATAAGGGAACACCAggtaaactaaacaaaaataatttaactaattttaataatttagcagctcttttaatttaatgtttggcaCCAAAGCTTTTAATACAATACGTAATTGTTGTgaagtatataaatataaaaaaaagcttagcttaaaagctttaaagcgttatttgttttaaatgttttactttTGTTTAGTAAAATCTTGagcttgtttttaatttatttttgttttcttcttttttttttgtttaaataattttaatttagcaCCTGGCTCTTATAGTCCTGAAAAAGCTAACTTGCACTCAACACCAGCTTTCACCATGTCTGGCAAAACATCTCATGATGTAGTCGATTGTACACCTGGTGAGTAATTACATTTAAAGCACAGTAGTTATGGAgattaatatagaaaaaacaCAAAGAGAGGAGACTCAAAAGTTTTTTTGAGTCTCGTATCTATGAATTTTCCTTATGATCAGAGCTTTTAAAGTATTAGAAACTAATGTTTCCTAAAACTTTGAAACTCTTTAGTTAGTTGTAAAAAGCTTTTGTCTCTCGTtctgcaatttttttaattatttgtcaaaattaaaccatttaaaaaatcttgcagCTCCAGGTGCATATGAACCGGAAAAATGCCATTTGGACAAGACAATAGCCTACACCATGTCTGGACGCCATACAATACACAAAGTTAGTGATACTCCAGCTCCAGGTGCATATGCCCCTGAAAAGTGTCGCTTAGACAATGCACCAGCATTTAGCATTAAGGGTAAATATAATGTGCAAAAAATCGATGAAACACCAGCTCCTGGAGCTTATGCCCCCGAAAAAGCAAAACTTGATTACACAATAGCCTATACCATGAGTGGACGCCATGAAGTGCACAAGGCTAGTGAAACACCTGCCCCGGGTGCCTATTGCCCGGAGAAAGTAAGATTAGATCATACTCCAGCTTACACAATGGCTGGTAAGCATCAGAGTAAAGTTAAAAATGATAATCCAGCACCTGGAGCTTATGCTCCCGAAAACTGTAGATTAGATCATACACCTGCTTATTCGTTAACCAGCCGCCATAATTTGCAAAAGCCTAGTGAAACTCCAGCTCCGGGTGCCTATAGTCCAGAGAAGGTAAGACTTGATCATAATTTTGCTTATACGATGGCAGGCAAACATGAGCAAAAAATTACTAGTGTTACACCAGCTCCCGGTGCTTATGCACCTGAGAAATGTAAATTAGATAATACACCCGCCTATTCCTTTGCCGGACGCCATGATCTCCAAAAGCCAAGTCAGACACCAGCTCCCGGTGATTATGCCCCCGAAAAGTGTAGATTAGATGGCACTCCTTCGTATTCAATGGGCGGTCGCCATAATTTACAAAAACCCAGCGATACTCCAGCTCCTGGAGCCTATGCTCCTGAAAAGTGTAGATTAGATAGCACTCCTGCGTATACAATGGGTGGCAAACATGATCCTAAAATCACAAATGATACACCAGCCCCTGGTGCTTATGCTCCCGAGAAGTGCAGATTAGATGGTACCCCAGCATACTCTATGGCAGGTCGTCCTAATGTACAAAAGCCTAATGAAACACCAGCTCCTGGAGCTTATGCTCCCGAGAAGTGCAGATTAGATGGCACTCCTGCTTATACAATGGGTGGTAAATATGATCCTAAGATCACAAATAACACACCAGCTCCTGGTGATTATGCCCCCGAAAAGTGCAGATTAGATGGTACCCCAGCTTACTCTATGGCTGGTCGTCCTAATGTACAAAAGCCAAATGAAAACCCTGCACCTGGAGCTTATGCTCCCGAGAAGTGCAGATTAGATGGCACACCCGCTTATACAATGGGTGGTAAACATGATCCTAAGATCACAAATAACACACCAGCTCCTGGTGATTATGCCCCCGAAAAGTGTAGATTAGATGGTACACCAGCTTACTCCATGGCTGGCCGTCCTAATGTACAAAAGCCGAATAACAACCCTGCACCTGGGGCTTATGCTCCCGAAAATTGCAGATTAGATGGCACTCCTGCCTATACAATGGGTGGCAAATATGATCCTAAAAACAAAAACGATAACCCAGCACCCGGAGCATACGCCCCCGAAAAGTGCAGATTAGATGGCACGCCCGCCTACTCCATGGCTGGTCGCCCGAATGTACAAAAGCCTAGTGATACGCCCGCACCTGGAGCTTATGCCCCTGAAAAGTGCAGATTGGATGGAACACCAGCCTATACCATGGCTGGCAAACATGATCCCAAGAATAGAAATGATAACCCTGCTCCTGGAGCTTATGCCCCAGAGAAGTGTAGATTAGATGGCACTCCCGCTTACACTATGGCTGGTAAACATGATcccaaaatacaaaacaatactCCAGCTCCTGGTGATTATGCTCCCGAAAAGTGCAGATTAGATGGTACACCAGCATACTCCATGGCTGGTCGCCATAATTTACAGAAACCCAGTGATACTCCAGCTCCTGGAGCTTATGCTCCCGAAAAACATCGTTTAGATAATACACCAGCCTTTACCATGGCGGGTAAGCATCAACCGAAAGTGAATAATACAACACCAGCACCTGGTGATTATGCTCCCGAAAAGTCCAACTTGGATCATACACCCGCTTACACTATGGCTGGACGTCATGATTTAAAGAAACCCAGTGATACTCCTGCCCCAGGAGCTTATGCCCCCGAAAAGCATCGTTTAGATAATACTCCCGCCTTTACCATGGCTGGTAAACATCAGCCTAAGGTAAACATCGATACTCCTGCTCCCGGTGATTATGCTCCTGAGAAGTGTAATTTGGATCACACACCTGGCTATACCTTTACGGGACGTCATGATTTGAAGAAACCCGATGATAGCCCTGCTCCCGGAACTTATTCTCCCGAAAAACATCGTTACGATCATACGCCCGCCTTCACTATAGCCGGTAAACCTCTACCTAAAGTGAGTTATGATACTCCAGCTCCTGGCGATTATGCTCCCGAAAAGCATAGTTTGGATCATGCACCCGGATATACATTCTCGGGTAAACATGATCCTAAGATAGTAAATGATACTCCAGCACCAGGAGCTTACAGCCCCGAAAAGCATCGCTTAGATCATACACCCGCCTTTACAATTGTCGGTCGCCAAGTCGATAGACTTATAACTGAATCTCCAGCACCAGGCTCTTATAGTCCCGAAAAGTTTAGAATGGATCATACACCAGCCTATACCATTACGGGACGCAGCACTGTTCATCATGTGGAAAGTACACCAGCACCTGGTGACTATAAAACAGAGTTGTGCGATATTAAAGGCCCTGCCACGCCAGCATTTTCATTTGGTTTGAAATTAAAGCAGGAACATGTCAGTGATACACCTGGTAAGTTGATGGAATTGAAAAAAAGGGGAAGTATAGACTTAAAGTAGCTTTAAGGGGGAATATCTCTCATATTTTAAAGTAGAATTTAATAGACGAAATGTATTTCTCGAAGGACTTTTTGTTATCTATTGTATATAAATACTTATAAGCACACACTTAAAAAAATCTTTGCCTTCACTCTATACACTCCAGCACCCACTGCCTATGAACCAGAAAAGCACTCTCTTGAACATAAAATATCGTATAGCTTTGGCACTAAAACGGAAACCAAATCGGTTACCGATTACCCAGGTAATCTTAAACTTTCTTTGccttattcaaaattattcaaattttaaatttactaaaggttttgaaattgaatttttaataaagaataaggctgtacaatttgtttaattctcTAACAATTTGCTATATATTCTCTAATTCTTTTGCATGTTTAGCTCCTGGTCATTATCATCCAGAAAACTATAATCCCGATCATTCGCCATCTTATACGTTTGGTGTAAAAACCTTAGCAATGCCAGgtaggttttatttaaaacaaattatttaaaagaaaaaccttCAGCATGTTTCGAATACCGTttagcggtttttgtttttttaaacattttatcatttgtaaatatttttgttttgtttttcttttattttattttccttttttttatttataatttattattattgttcatTATTTTGCGTATGTGTATTGTGTTGTGTTtttgatgtattttttttaaaaaaatgcattgaTGCATAAATAGCTTTGCCTAGGGGCAGATATGTTGAAGATCGCATATTGCAAAGACGTGAGAGACGTTTAGCAAGTCCGGGTAAGCACTTCATTTTCAATGTAGCAAACTTTAGTTACTAATACAACATTCTTAAATGCTCAATTACTAACACTAATAGTTTAATTAGAGGGTATAATTCGGTTTTGGAAGTTAATAGTAATTGTATTATAGGTGGGagtttagaaattttattttaaatattagatTAGCAATAATAAACTGCAAATGTAAACTAAATCAACATTAGCAAGCATGACATTCTAAGGCTATAATTGTAGCATGTATTTAACAATAACATATCATGCATGAACAAAGACAAAAATTCATGATTTTCATAGATCAGCATTGTCTTGGAAACAGGAACAGCAGCCCGTACTCTCCATGACTCATGAGTTGTAATGACATAGCATGACAATGTCTTTAAATTGGCATAGCAATGCCCAACAATCATGTTGAAGTGTCATAACATAGCAGAGCATGAACTATTTGAGAATAGCATGAGAGAAAAGCGAGAATTTTAACAACTCTTTGCTAATATTTTTGTTCCCAAATATCTAACAAATTTATCACTAACTAAATATCGTATTTTTCATTTGTCTTTGCActaaaaaactacttaaaaaattattagtaataaataacttaaatatcGAAAACATTcgctaaaagaaataaatttataaaaactaaaagtctttgaaatcaaCTCACCAAATATTAACGCCacgataaaaaatgtttattaatgatatcctcaaacaaactaaactttaattttagttgggatCGATGTTCCCTTTTTGTCCTCCATAAAAAAGGGGCCACCCAAATGtacatccgtctgtctgtataaTGCACGATATACCCTAGTGGCAAGAAATGCTCCCCAAATATTATcagttgatcagaaatgtttgtatattaaattctttttttttttttaaaattttgaaaatttagcgaaaacaattttatacaaaaaaaattgttcggtgaaaaaaattcggggtaatatatatttttcctgattttgaaaTTGTAGGTCCGTTAAGCCTTTGCAAAGGTCAAaggaaatatctattattgggtatccatattatctatattatctatataaaaaaaattgaggttgtcctgtatttttccttatatctcagtcatttgtgggccgattgtctagattttaaatagtaatccgaccgggtctatagcggatatattgatgtatgaatcatgtatgaaGTTCTTTGGGAGCTAtataaagttgatttcaacatacagacgggcatggctatatccagaatatatatactttgtggggtcacaaatgaaaaatcataaacttatatatacccttgccactcatggtgaaggctatacaagtaagggagctatattcggctgttccgaatcttatatacctttcaccaagttatactttaaaataaatatttttaggtaagcaaaattttttttaaataagttgtttaaaaatatttttttttttaattttttttaattaataatttttttcttaaaaaaaaaagatttggacagaaaaaaataatttaatgaaaaaaaattcgggttaaaaatatttgtggggtcgcaaatgaaaaatgtagaaattacaaacggaatgacgaaggtgaagggtataaaacttatatatacccttctcacgaaggtgaagggtatacaaattataaCAAAGTGTTCGTCAGACGTTTAACAACAATTGGTTTtgaaaagttaatttcaacagactGACATGGCTTTATCGGCTCCTCTATCTACTATAACTATCCAGAATAGatataattgaaaaatgtagaatttataaacgaaatggcaaacttatattgggtttatgattaaaaaatgcggattttttttaaatttttagcttttgttttgaaacatttgtacaatataaatttattcaaactattggccattgttagctaagaccttttcccatcattctggcaacgtatggattccgagccaaaagaactgctcagaATATCaatatcggatattctgttccgaagtgaagcgtatcccagagagagagctttctgtatcgatcgaaacaacaTGAATCGAATCAGTTGCGGTCGGCACTGGTTCCCTGTGattgtctggccagatttcagcagttcgTAATAGATAGGAAACTCTTGGTCCCACCAAacacagagaattaccttagcgccatggatgcttggctttggtgtcgattcggctggttggccgggcttcacgtacgatctcttacgcttcgggttatcgtaatggattcatttttcatcgcaagtgcAAAAATgactttcttttatagcgttcaagcagcatttcagacatacaaaatcgtttttcatgATCACAcagctttaattcgtatggtctCTCAGCTTCATTTCATTTCGATGAGGAAATTAGATCTTCCCAAGTGTAAAAAACTAATTGACTATTTTAAAAGGTTACAGAGGTTAGACCTCTGCTTTGTAACACTCTTACCTAGAAAACACTCAACGTTAGACGTTGATGTTTAGGTAAGTCCGAATAGCAGCTTGTTAATTTAGCCCACAAGTGTCGTGGCCAGGAGATTAGATCTCCGCACGATCGATTAAGTGTTACATTGTTCTCCGTGACTCCACTTAATCGGTTGGTGTTACTCTTTAAATTGTGTATCGATTTATAACGTTTTAAGATAACTTTGCCTTTAATTCTCTTTGATAAGACAATAATACCAAAttttccttgcttttggatgaatcctgctgctcgaaaaAGTTTGGAGCTCGAAATCCTGCTGATTTAGTAGCTCCCAATGGTTTTGCCAGATCTTGTTGactttgacaacaatcttcatggagtaatgcctccaattcttgatcttcaaacttttttggctggcctggttGATGTTTGTCTtcggtgtcaaaatcaccacttctgaaccgcacaaaccatttctctcaagttgaaaccgatggaacacattaaccataagctttggtgagcaatcggtgggcTTCAGCGCCAccttttttaaagcaaaacttcccgcatatgactctttgttggcacaaaattcgacattttcgaagcaaaaaaaaaacgatgttgtttacactataatgttcaataactatgtgagaagaaatgacatataagttattaaaaacaaaaaacctctTTCAAaggatacgccatctattgtaattcccgcatttttaagtcatacacccaataattccAAATAGATTTGGTTAATGAATCTAAACTTATATTAATGCTTaactatttaacaaaataatttaatactcAACTAATATTAATGCCTcacattgaaattattaagttattaaaactactactattatttataaaaaaaactgttattaatttttatggaaaatgcGTTCAAAAACCTTGAAATATGCAACACTAGCTTTACGACTCAAGGTATAAGGTAAACTCAGCACTGAATTTTATAcgtttcaataatttatttacttttattttattacttttttaaaaatgtcctaATGCtttaaaatgcttatttaactaataaccaaatttgtaaacaaaattttaacaattttaattattatttgtttaattttatatctttttcaCCACTTATAAACACCCAAACAATTCGatattcaacaaaacaataaaataattaaaattcacCACTGTGTAGTACGCAATGTTGTTATAATAGAAAATGGCAACTTGCAGCAGcaagaacaagaacaacaacagcaaagcACTACTACCACCACAACAACCACAGTTACAGAGGTGCACAACAACACAAATGGCCAACTACAGCAGCCAAAATCCACCACTAACAGATCTAATGACGACAATAATACAGTGACCACCATTAGAAAACAAACACTTGTAAATGGCAAAGATGCAGTAGACACTATCAACACTAATCTTGTCAATAAATTGGCTAAGCTTAATATGAATGACACTTTAGTAGGAACAACTGGTTCCAATACCCAGCTAACGCAAAAAGTAGACCAGATCAATGGCTTGAATGGTGAGACTGGCCAAATGGTCACCACCACCATGCACACCACCACAAATGGCTACAAGGAGCAGGGCAATAAGAAAATCCTAGCCAAGGGTAGTGCTGATGTCAAGCATACAAATGCTGCCTCGGGTTCTAGTAATACCATGCAAACTGCTGATGGCAGCACAGTGACCACTGTGAAATCGGCCAAAAGTTCTAGTGTTAAATATGCCGTAGAAGCCAGTACCATACAAGAAGAAATTATCAGGTAACAATAGAGTTTAGGTCATTAAATGTTTACCCTTTTGTAAATGAAATGCATACACTAACCCTTACATGTCAGACAGTGCAAAAATGTAACCCCATTCCTATGTAAATACAGTAATAATAACctgataattttgttatttgaaaattatgttttttaattttttgttgtttctttcaaTAGCTCCTAATGTCTATAAAATTCCCACTGTTTTGGGTATCAGCAAAGAGGGTACCATAAGATCAGCCCCTGCCTTCTCTATGGCTGGCCGTGAAAAGCCTCGTCCCTTGCCAAGTCTTCTATTTCCCGGTCCAGGTTTTTATGATGCCGAATATACCGCCATTAAACGCAAACCGCCCATGTATTCTATGGGCGGCAAACACAAAATACCCAGTGATGATCATATGAAACCTGGTCCCGGTGCTCATTGTCCAGAAAAGGTAGCTATCTTAAGATTTAACTTATAAATCTCcatataatattttcatttccttTATAGGTCAATCTCTCCAATGTTCCCGCTTATAGTTTTGGCATTAAACATTCTCCCTATTTGGGCTGCATACGGGAACATCATGATCATGGCTTTTCGGGCATTTGTTAAATTCAACATTACATTCCTTTTCTCCTTAACTTTAAATCGTTTCAATTTCTTATGGCCTgccgtttttattttttgctgatacctttacttttatttttatctaaacTCTctattctttttgaattttatgttacttttctTTAAGCTCTTAaagttcttcttttttttgactttattatatttattaatcaatcaagtattgtattattttttttaattataaaattgagttatttttttttaaagatttttatctacttatttttatataaaaagaaatttgtacattttgtaaAATACTAACACATTTTTATTGGACAACAAAATTGTGTTCTACTAATTTAAACGACattgaacaaataaaacaaaaacaaaacaagaaaatacattaatattaataagacacaattcgaaataaataagaaattaacatttaaaaaaaccttaaagaTGAGTTTTATTATTCACTGAGGTTTgctacaaaattgtaaaaaaatattgctttaaTAACGTTTTACAATGACGGGTTTTCTGAAGCtctaaaatcagcaaaatcggtccacatatAGCTTGTAAACAGAAACCTACCTcgatttgtataccctacaccaaaaaTATGGGGGATGTATTGattttgccattccgtttgtaatacatcaaaatattggtcgtagactgacaaaagtatatattctgggttctAAGACGATTTAGCTGTGTCCGTCCGTATGTCTTTTTCACAACatattctctgttgataagaaatattttgtattgaaaatggagaaaatcgtttcaaccaaaataaaattttagaacaaaatatGTGTCCGGCCgacgtttaaaaataattaaaacacgaGAGCGAATAAACGAAGATATATTATATAGAGATTGATATTACAGTGAAAGATCTACTCGCGGACTGTTCTTATAAGTGGACATCTCCTTTGTGGGGACAGTTTTCTTACACTTGGAACCTTTATAATGGAAACCAAACAAAT comes from Calliphora vicina chromosome 2, idCalVici1.1, whole genome shotgun sequence and encodes:
- the LOC135952485 gene encoding mucin-1 isoform X2, with amino-acid sequence MVAGFEQRPWTPTVRRGQIAAETSTPGPAAVTLPSLIGNKVTDSRKNAAPSFSFGQKHRQTVQSIGEGPAKYNVTGLGNKGKDTPPAATLQSRHKEMSKFSTPAPGEYDIQKAVKAINQSTPKYTFGQKLASEKFNTTPGPNHYRVVPLDIIKPRAPQYTFRIKVKVFLINTPAPNSYRPERVSLSKRNSPRYSFGRRTKLNFDKGTPAPGSYSPEKANLHSTPAFTMSGKTSHDVVDCTPAPGAYEPEKCHLDKTIAYTMSGRHTIHKVSDTPAPGAYAPEKCRLDNAPAFSIKGKYNVQKIDETPAPGAYAPEKAKLDYTIAYTMSGRHEVHKASETPAPGAYCPEKVRLDHTPAYTMAGKHQSKVKNDNPAPGAYAPENCRLDHTPAYSLTSRHNLQKPSETPAPGAYSPEKVRLDHNFAYTMAGKHEQKITSVTPAPGAYAPEKCKLDNTPAYSFAGRHDLQKPSQTPAPGDYAPEKCRLDGTPSYSMGGRHNLQKPSDTPAPGAYAPEKCRLDSTPAYTMGGKHDPKITNDTPAPGAYAPEKCRLDGTPAYSMAGRPNVQKPNETPAPGAYAPEKCRLDGTPAYTMGGKYDPKITNNTPAPGDYAPEKCRLDGTPAYSMAGRPNVQKPNENPAPGAYAPEKCRLDGTPAYTMGGKHDPKITNNTPAPGDYAPEKCRLDGTPAYSMAGRPNVQKPNNNPAPGAYAPENCRLDGTPAYTMGGKYDPKNKNDNPAPGAYAPEKCRLDGTPAYSMAGRPNVQKPSDTPAPGAYAPEKCRLDGTPAYTMAGKHDPKNRNDNPAPGAYAPEKCRLDGTPAYTMAGKHDPKIQNNTPAPGDYAPEKCRLDGTPAYSMAGRHNLQKPSDTPAPGAYAPEKHRLDNTPAFTMAGKHQPKVNNTTPAPGDYAPEKSNLDHTPAYTMAGRHDLKKPSDTPAPGAYAPEKHRLDNTPAFTMAGKHQPKVNIDTPAPGDYAPEKCNLDHTPGYTFTGRHDLKKPDDSPAPGTYSPEKHRYDHTPAFTIAGKPLPKVSYDTPAPGDYAPEKHSLDHAPGYTFSGKHDPKIVNDTPAPGAYSPEKHRLDHTPAFTIVGRQVDRLITESPAPGSYSPEKFRMDHTPAYTITGRSTVHHVESTPAPGDYKTELCDIKGPATPAFSFGLKLKQEHVSDTPAPTAYEPEKHSLEHKISYSFGTKTETKSVTDYPAPGHYHPENYNPDHSPSYTFGVKTLAMPVRNVVIIENGNLQQQEQEQQQQSTTTTTTTTVTEVHNNTNGQLQQPKSTTNRSNDDNNTVTTIRKQTLVNGKDAVDTINTNLVNKLAKLNMNDTLVGTTGSNTQLTQKVDQINGLNGETGQMVTTTMHTTTNGYKEQGNKKILAKGSADVKHTNAASGSSNTMQTADGSTVTTVKSAKSSSVKYAVEASTIQEEIISS
- the LOC135952485 gene encoding mucin-1 isoform X6, with protein sequence MVAGFEQRPWTPTVRRGQIAAETSTPGPAAVTLPSLIGNKVTDSRKNAAPSFSFGQKHRQTVQSIGEGPAKYNVTGLGNKGKDTPPAATLQSRHKEMSKFSTPAPGEYDIQKAVKAINQSTPKYTFGQKLASEKFNTTPGPNHYRVVPLDIIKPRAPQYTFRIKVKVFLINTPAPNSYRPERVSLSKRNSPRYSFGRRTKLNFDKGTPAPGSYSPEKANLHSTPAFTMSGKTSHDVVDCTPAPGAYEPEKCHLDKTIAYTMSGRHTIHKVSDTPAPGAYAPEKCRLDNAPAFSIKGKYNVQKIDETPAPGAYAPEKAKLDYTIAYTMSGRHEVHKASETPAPGAYCPEKVRLDHTPAYTMAGKHQSKVKNDNPAPGAYAPENCRLDHTPAYSLTSRHNLQKPSETPAPGAYSPEKVRLDHNFAYTMAGKHEQKITSVTPAPGAYAPEKCKLDNTPAYSFAGRHDLQKPSQTPAPGDYAPEKCRLDGTPSYSMGGRHNLQKPSDTPAPGAYAPEKCRLDSTPAYTMGGKHDPKITNDTPAPGAYAPEKCRLDGTPAYSMAGRPNVQKPNETPAPGAYAPEKCRLDGTPAYTMGGKYDPKITNNTPAPGDYAPEKCRLDGTPAYSMAGRPNVQKPNENPAPGAYAPEKCRLDGTPAYTMGGKHDPKITNNTPAPGDYAPEKCRLDGTPAYSMAGRPNVQKPNNNPAPGAYAPENCRLDGTPAYTMGGKYDPKNKNDNPAPGAYAPEKCRLDGTPAYSMAGRPNVQKPSDTPAPGAYAPEKCRLDGTPAYTMAGKHDPKNRNDNPAPGAYAPEKCRLDGTPAYTMAGKHDPKIQNNTPAPGDYAPEKCRLDGTPAYSMAGRHNLQKPSDTPAPGAYAPEKHRLDNTPAFTMAGKHQPKVNNTTPAPGDYAPEKSNLDHTPAYTMAGRHDLKKPSDTPAPGAYAPEKHRLDNTPAFTMAGKHQPKVNIDTPAPGDYAPEKCNLDHTPGYTFTGRHDLKKPDDSPAPGTYSPEKHRYDHTPAFTIAGKPLPKVSYDTPAPGDYAPEKHSLDHAPGYTFSGKHDPKIVNDTPAPGAYSPEKHRLDHTPAFTIVGRQVDRLITESPAPGSYSPEKFRMDHTPAYTITGRSTVHHVESTPAPGDYKTELCDIKGPATPAFSFGLKLKQEHVSDTPVRNVVIIENGNLQQQEQEQQQQSTTTTTTTTVTEVHNNTNGQLQQPKSTTNRSNDDNNTVTTIRKQTLVNGKDAVDTINTNLVNKLAKLNMNDTLVGTTGSNTQLTQKVDQINGLNGETGQMVTTTMHTTTNGYKEQGNKKILAKGSADVKHTNAASGSSNTMQTADGSTVTTVKSAKSSSVKYAVEASTIQEEIISS
- the LOC135952485 gene encoding mucin-1 isoform X1 gives rise to the protein MVAGFEQRPWTPTVRRGQIAAETSTPGPAAVTLPSLIGNKVTDSRKNAAPSFSFGQKHRQTVQSIGEGPAKYNVTGLGNKGKDTPPAATLQSRHKEMSKFSTPAPGEYDIQKAVKAINQSTPKYTFGQKLASEKFNTTPGPNHYRVVPLDIIKPRAPQYTFRIKVKVFLINTPAPNSYRPERVSLSKRNSPRYSFGRRTKLNFDKGTPAPGSYSPEKANLHSTPAFTMSGKTSHDVVDCTPAPGAYEPEKCHLDKTIAYTMSGRHTIHKVSDTPAPGAYAPEKCRLDNAPAFSIKGKYNVQKIDETPAPGAYAPEKAKLDYTIAYTMSGRHEVHKASETPAPGAYCPEKVRLDHTPAYTMAGKHQSKVKNDNPAPGAYAPENCRLDHTPAYSLTSRHNLQKPSETPAPGAYSPEKVRLDHNFAYTMAGKHEQKITSVTPAPGAYAPEKCKLDNTPAYSFAGRHDLQKPSQTPAPGDYAPEKCRLDGTPSYSMGGRHNLQKPSDTPAPGAYAPEKCRLDSTPAYTMGGKHDPKITNDTPAPGAYAPEKCRLDGTPAYSMAGRPNVQKPNETPAPGAYAPEKCRLDGTPAYTMGGKYDPKITNNTPAPGDYAPEKCRLDGTPAYSMAGRPNVQKPNENPAPGAYAPEKCRLDGTPAYTMGGKHDPKITNNTPAPGDYAPEKCRLDGTPAYSMAGRPNVQKPNNNPAPGAYAPENCRLDGTPAYTMGGKYDPKNKNDNPAPGAYAPEKCRLDGTPAYSMAGRPNVQKPSDTPAPGAYAPEKCRLDGTPAYTMAGKHDPKNRNDNPAPGAYAPEKCRLDGTPAYTMAGKHDPKIQNNTPAPGDYAPEKCRLDGTPAYSMAGRHNLQKPSDTPAPGAYAPEKHRLDNTPAFTMAGKHQPKVNNTTPAPGDYAPEKSNLDHTPAYTMAGRHDLKKPSDTPAPGAYAPEKHRLDNTPAFTMAGKHQPKVNIDTPAPGDYAPEKCNLDHTPGYTFTGRHDLKKPDDSPAPGTYSPEKHRYDHTPAFTIAGKPLPKVSYDTPAPGDYAPEKHSLDHAPGYTFSGKHDPKIVNDTPAPGAYSPEKHRLDHTPAFTIVGRQVDRLITESPAPGSYSPEKFRMDHTPAYTITGRSTVHHVESTPAPGDYKTELCDIKGPATPAFSFGLKLKQEHVSDTPAPTAYEPEKHSLEHKISYSFGTKTETKSVTDYPAPGHYHPENYNPDHSPSYTFGVKTLAMPALPRGRYVEDRILQRRERRLASPVRNVVIIENGNLQQQEQEQQQQSTTTTTTTTVTEVHNNTNGQLQQPKSTTNRSNDDNNTVTTIRKQTLVNGKDAVDTINTNLVNKLAKLNMNDTLVGTTGSNTQLTQKVDQINGLNGETGQMVTTTMHTTTNGYKEQGNKKILAKGSADVKHTNAASGSSNTMQTADGSTVTTVKSAKSSSVKYAVEASTIQEEIISS